A DNA window from Meiothermus cerbereus DSM 11376 contains the following coding sequences:
- a CDS encoding CPBP family intramembrane glutamic endopeptidase: MFRFFMLIQLGLMLLGLVWMELAGYAAIKNPDPLRDSLFFLLLFFGLVGLERLFSLLFPQSFRVAEALHGQLGVVMRSQGITHHQALLLALASGVGEEVFFRGALQNALFGDWPGVLLQAVVFTMFHPVPDRRAWSYPLFIFLGGIMFGAAYLLTGSLIPGILAHYLHNARGFYQLLDQGETGKGI; encoded by the coding sequence ATGTTTCGCTTTTTCATGCTAATCCAGCTTGGCCTCATGCTGCTGGGCCTGGTCTGGATGGAGCTGGCAGGCTATGCGGCCATAAAAAACCCCGATCCCCTGCGCGATAGCCTGTTCTTCTTGTTGTTGTTTTTTGGGCTGGTGGGGCTCGAGCGCCTGTTCTCTCTGCTATTCCCACAAAGCTTTCGGGTCGCCGAGGCCCTGCACGGCCAGCTTGGAGTGGTCATGCGCTCTCAAGGCATCACCCACCATCAAGCGCTGCTGCTGGCCCTGGCCTCTGGGGTAGGCGAAGAGGTGTTTTTCCGTGGTGCTTTACAAAATGCCCTGTTTGGCGACTGGCCGGGGGTGCTGCTCCAGGCCGTGGTGTTTACCATGTTCCACCCCGTACCCGACCGCCGGGCCTGGAGCTACCCGCTGTTCATCTTTTTGGGCGGGATAATGTTTGGGGCCGCCTATTTGCTTACTGGAAGCCTGATTCCAGGCATTCTAGCGCATTACCTCCACAACGCCAGGGGCTTCTACCAGCTGCTGGATCAGGGCGAAACAGGAAAGGGAATTTAG
- the icd gene encoding NADP-dependent isocitrate dehydrogenase produces the protein MAYKKITVPAGEKISIHDGKLQVPDQPIVGFIEGDGTGPDIWRAAQPVLDAAVARAYGGRRKIAWAEIYAGEKANQVYGETIWLPDETLEFIREYLVAIKGPLTTPVGGGIRSINVALRQELDLYACVRPVQWFEGVPSPVRHPELVNMVIFRENTEDIYAGIEFPKDSPEVKKFLEWFKTEFPKPYSKIRFPETSGIGIKPVSQEGTQRLVEAALNYAIDNDLPSVTLVHKGNIMKFTEGAFRDWGYALAKSKYGAVDLDGGPWQTFTNPKTGKQIVVKDMIADNFLQQILLRPSEYSVIATLNLNGDYISDALAAQVGGIGIAPGSNVNYYTGHAVFEATHGTAPKYAGKDQVNPSSVILSGEMMLRYMGWTEAADLIIHAMTKTIAQGRVTYDFHRLMVAEGRSATLLKCSEFGQALIENM, from the coding sequence ATGGCCTACAAGAAAATCACGGTTCCCGCAGGCGAGAAGATTTCCATTCACGATGGCAAGCTGCAAGTTCCCGACCAACCCATTGTGGGCTTCATTGAGGGCGACGGCACCGGCCCCGACATCTGGAGAGCCGCCCAGCCCGTGCTGGATGCAGCAGTAGCCAGGGCCTACGGCGGCAGACGCAAGATTGCCTGGGCCGAAATTTACGCTGGCGAAAAAGCCAACCAGGTCTATGGCGAGACCATCTGGCTGCCCGACGAAACCCTCGAGTTCATCCGCGAGTACCTGGTGGCCATCAAAGGGCCGCTCACCACTCCGGTGGGGGGCGGGATCCGCTCGATTAACGTGGCCTTGCGCCAGGAGCTCGACCTTTACGCCTGCGTGCGCCCGGTGCAGTGGTTCGAGGGGGTGCCCAGCCCAGTGCGCCACCCCGAGCTGGTCAACATGGTCATCTTCCGCGAGAACACCGAAGACATCTACGCCGGCATCGAGTTTCCCAAGGACAGCCCAGAGGTCAAGAAGTTCCTCGAGTGGTTCAAGACCGAATTCCCCAAGCCCTACAGCAAAATTCGTTTCCCCGAGACATCCGGCATCGGCATTAAGCCAGTCTCGCAAGAGGGTACCCAGCGCCTGGTAGAGGCCGCACTCAACTACGCCATCGACAACGACCTGCCGTCGGTCACGCTGGTGCACAAGGGCAACATTATGAAGTTCACCGAGGGGGCCTTCCGCGACTGGGGGTACGCCCTGGCCAAGAGCAAGTACGGTGCGGTAGATCTGGACGGCGGCCCCTGGCAGACCTTCACCAACCCCAAAACCGGCAAGCAGATCGTGGTGAAGGACATGATCGCCGACAACTTCCTGCAGCAGATCCTGCTGCGCCCCTCCGAGTACAGCGTCATCGCCACCCTTAACCTGAACGGCGACTACATCTCCGACGCCCTGGCCGCCCAGGTTGGGGGTATCGGGATTGCCCCTGGCTCCAACGTCAATTACTACACCGGGCACGCTGTTTTCGAGGCCACCCACGGCACCGCGCCCAAATACGCAGGCAAGGACCAGGTCAACCCCAGCTCGGTAATTCTCTCGGGCGAGATGATGTTGCGCTATATGGGCTGGACAGAGGCCGCCGATTTGATTATCCATGCCATGACCAAAACCATCGCCCAGGGGCGCGTTACCTACGACTTCCACCGCCTGATGGTAGCCGAAGGCCGCAGCGCAACCCTGCTCAAGTGCAGCGAGTTCGGCCAGGCGCTTATCGAGAACATGTAG
- a CDS encoding exonuclease domain-containing protein yields MSPTHYRLSTRLARHLRSVGRHLPERSLAEQLLAAQGLPKGSWASDLLKSLLDGRFERVAAEVGLWEWKYSFPAPGEAVVVLDVETTGLSPENSEIIELALIRLENGQLTVFERLVNPGMPIPPFISRLTGIRNQDVRGAADIYTVLGEALPLLDNATLIIQNAGFDLGFLQPRLRRLGYRLDNPVVDTIDWARKALPGLPKRGLDALAWAFDLGPIAGRHRALGDVETTLQVAREMYYMLTAGHPTPTSQLANKAR; encoded by the coding sequence ATGAGTCCTACCCACTACCGACTATCTACCCGACTCGCCCGCCATCTACGCAGCGTTGGCCGCCACCTTCCCGAGCGCTCCCTGGCCGAGCAGCTCTTGGCCGCACAGGGCTTGCCCAAAGGTTCCTGGGCCAGCGACCTGCTGAAAAGCCTGCTGGATGGGCGTTTTGAACGCGTCGCAGCTGAGGTGGGTTTGTGGGAGTGGAAATACAGTTTTCCAGCACCGGGCGAAGCAGTTGTGGTGCTCGATGTAGAAACCACTGGGCTTTCCCCGGAAAACAGCGAAATTATCGAGCTGGCCCTGATTCGCCTGGAAAATGGCCAGCTCACGGTGTTTGAGCGGCTGGTCAATCCGGGCATGCCGATTCCGCCTTTCATCAGCCGACTGACCGGAATCCGAAACCAGGATGTGCGCGGTGCTGCCGATATTTACACAGTTCTAGGTGAAGCCCTGCCACTCTTGGACAACGCCACCCTGATTATCCAGAATGCTGGCTTTGACCTGGGCTTTTTGCAGCCTCGCTTGCGGCGCCTGGGTTACCGACTGGATAACCCTGTGGTAGACACGATAGACTGGGCCCGCAAGGCCCTGCCCGGACTTCCCAAACGCGGGCTGGATGCCCTGGCCTGGGCCTTCGACCTGGGGCCCATTGCCGGCCGTCACCGCGCCCTGGGAGACGTGGAAACCACGCTACAGGTCGCACGCGAAATGTATTACATGCTTACCGCAGGCCACCCGACCCCGACCAGCCAGTTGGCCAACAAGGCCCGTTAG
- the gatA gene encoding Asp-tRNA(Asn)/Glu-tRNA(Gln) amidotransferase subunit GatA, which translates to MLAQEIVKSIQSGQGSPREVVEASLKRIEQLEPQVHALIRLNPQALLEARAVEERLAKGENLPLAGVPIVIKDNICTQGLQTTCGSKMLADFVPPYNATVVEKLHQAGAVLVAKANMDEFAMGSSTEYSAFGPTRNPWDLERVPGGTSGGSAAAVAAGMVPLALGTDTGGSVRQPAALCGVYGFKPTYGRISRYGVVATASSLDQVGTMARSLQDLALLSDVVSGYDPRDSTSLEAEPRFVAALQASAKGLTIGIVKEALAMGNSPGVLEALERFRSVMEAQGARFVEVSLPTLDYALAAYYIVNTAEISSNLARYDGTLYGLRVPAEDSIATMMRSREQGFGPEVQRRILMGTFVLSSGYYQAYYGKALRARAKIKADLDAAFARADLLLTPTSPFPAFRFGEKTADPLSMYLADIDTVAINLAGVPAMSIPAGFEGHLPVGVQLIGKPLHDEQIFVAANAFEQATEGAFARVASL; encoded by the coding sequence ATGTTGGCGCAAGAAATTGTGAAGAGCATCCAGTCGGGTCAGGGCTCGCCGCGCGAGGTGGTGGAGGCTTCTCTAAAGCGAATAGAGCAGCTCGAGCCTCAGGTTCATGCCCTGATTCGCCTGAACCCCCAGGCCCTGCTCGAGGCGAGAGCGGTGGAAGAGCGCCTCGCCAAGGGCGAGAACCTTCCTCTGGCCGGTGTTCCCATTGTGATCAAGGATAATATCTGTACCCAAGGCTTACAGACGACTTGTGGCTCTAAAATGCTGGCCGACTTTGTGCCGCCATACAACGCGACTGTGGTGGAAAAGCTGCACCAGGCTGGGGCGGTGCTGGTAGCCAAGGCCAACATGGACGAGTTCGCCATGGGTTCTTCCACCGAGTATTCGGCTTTTGGCCCTACCCGCAACCCCTGGGACCTCGAGCGGGTGCCGGGGGGCACCTCGGGGGGCTCGGCGGCGGCGGTAGCAGCCGGTATGGTTCCGCTGGCGCTCGGCACCGACACCGGCGGGAGCGTGCGCCAGCCGGCTGCGCTATGTGGGGTTTACGGCTTCAAGCCTACCTATGGCCGCATCTCACGCTATGGGGTGGTGGCTACGGCCAGCAGCTTAGATCAGGTGGGTACTATGGCCCGCTCGCTGCAGGATTTGGCCCTGCTGAGCGACGTGGTGAGCGGCTACGACCCCCGGGACAGCACCAGCCTGGAAGCCGAGCCTCGGTTTGTGGCGGCCTTGCAGGCCTCGGCCAAAGGCCTCACCATCGGTATTGTCAAAGAAGCCCTGGCTATGGGTAATTCACCGGGGGTGCTGGAGGCCCTCGAGCGCTTCCGAAGCGTGATGGAAGCCCAGGGTGCGCGCTTTGTGGAGGTCAGCCTGCCCACCCTCGACTACGCCCTGGCCGCTTATTACATCGTTAACACCGCCGAAATCAGCTCCAACCTGGCCCGCTATGATGGAACCCTGTATGGCCTGCGGGTGCCTGCCGAAGACAGCATCGCGACCATGATGCGAAGCCGTGAGCAGGGGTTTGGCCCCGAGGTGCAGCGGCGCATACTGATGGGCACTTTTGTGCTATCCTCCGGCTACTACCAGGCCTATTACGGCAAAGCCTTACGGGCTCGAGCCAAAATTAAAGCCGACCTGGACGCGGCGTTTGCCAGGGCTGACCTGCTTCTTACCCCAACCAGCCCTTTCCCGGCCTTCCGTTTTGGCGAAAAAACCGCCGATCCCCTTTCGATGTACCTGGCCGACATCGACACCGTAGCCATTAACCTGGCTGGGGTGCCGGCCATGAGCATTCCGGCGGGGTTTGAGGGGCACCTGCCGGTGGGGGTTCAGCTTATAGGCAAACCACTGCACGACGAGCAGATATTTGTTGCAGCCAACGCTTTTGAGCAGGCTACCGAAGGGGCCTTTGCTCGAGTGGCCAGCTTGTAG
- a CDS encoding alpha/beta hydrolase, which yields MSKQRVFWLVFFGGLLLFAAAIVWYTQRALTSYPPTQAALEALAPDSQVQVQATPYGWVFTPQGTVKGGLAFYPGGLVEPQAYAPVLRKIAAAGYRVALLRVRFNLAVTEQGKARAALAEAPELPWAVGGHSLGGVVASNFAQSNPEVRALVMWAAYPQNDLSGKDLPTLALFGERDGVVRGEQLEASAPKFPKNTLKQVIPGLNHAGFGAYGPQRGDNPATISAEEGWSQIAQRTTAFLDQHLGSAAR from the coding sequence ATGAGCAAACAACGTGTGTTCTGGTTGGTTTTCTTTGGAGGGCTGTTGCTTTTTGCTGCAGCCATCGTCTGGTACACCCAGCGGGCGCTGACCTCCTATCCGCCCACCCAGGCGGCCCTGGAGGCCCTGGCACCGGATAGCCAGGTTCAGGTGCAGGCCACCCCTTACGGCTGGGTATTTACCCCCCAGGGGACGGTTAAGGGGGGGCTGGCCTTCTATCCTGGTGGGCTGGTCGAGCCTCAAGCCTATGCCCCTGTTTTACGCAAGATTGCAGCGGCTGGGTACCGGGTTGCCTTGCTGCGGGTTCGCTTCAACCTGGCCGTTACCGAGCAGGGCAAGGCCAGAGCAGCGCTGGCCGAAGCACCAGAGTTGCCCTGGGCCGTGGGTGGACACAGCCTGGGCGGGGTGGTGGCCTCCAACTTTGCCCAGAGCAACCCCGAGGTCAGAGCCCTGGTGATGTGGGCTGCTTACCCGCAAAATGACCTGTCGGGAAAAGACCTCCCGACCCTGGCCCTGTTTGGTGAGCGGGACGGGGTTGTGCGTGGGGAGCAGCTCGAGGCCAGCGCGCCTAAGTTTCCCAAAAATACGCTCAAACAGGTCATCCCTGGTCTGAACCATGCTGGTTTTGGGGCCTACGGCCCCCAGCGGGGCGACAACCCAGCCACCATAAGCGCCGAAGAGGGTTGGAGCCAGATTGCACAACGGACCACTGCATTTCTCGACCAGCATTTGGGGAGTGCGGCGCGATAG
- a CDS encoding efflux RND transporter permease subunit: MSQPERPVVAPEPPDGKPVNPIIAFFVKRSVFSTAVFLAMVLFGLITGSRVGVDLLPRFEIPVVAVTTAYPGAGPEEVEQQVSRPIEDAVSTLSGLDQIASLSGEGFSQVIVSFEFGQDINRVATDVSQRVSAVRGQLPRDAQTPVVQRFDPAASPILFIALSADGRDLREVAKYANDVLKPRLQLISGVADVQVQGAPERQVQVLLDPYKVGAYNLSPAQVVGAIQASALAVPAGTQSDRGQRLLFTLRNTPTTPEEVGNILVDPARGLRVRDLGVVRDAQADPTRLTRLNGQPVIPLAVRKTPDSNAVAVAQGIKRTLQEVRLPQGYQARIVGDTTTFIENTVNDTFREVLLVAAIVSFITLIFLGKLNSVFSVVLAIPITMSGALIVFGLLGFTFNVISLLAIIVAVGIVVDDSIVLSENIERYRQMGYDNLQAVLKGSTEVLSAVSAATLSLLAVFLPISFLPGIIGEFFRQFGIVLAAAIAVSWLEALFFLTVRLAYFPDPEPPTWRQLGQRVLGLGQDLHWGLRLHVYQQPGLNPSRRWFNVLITPFTLLLAPLRWLFSLVFGLAGAITGSLHGVSERVFLALREFYARSLAAALKQSPWVLLVGLVFFLSIGYVAPKIPFNFTAKNDNGQMNVDLVLPKGTALSETDALSRRLEAWLVARPEVRSVLNTVGSSQSTLGGGNPERARIVVELVGKSERQDVYELLPSFREALQKLLSDRPEADLRVTVPEGGPGGAADLQFTLTAPSPALLAEKNRQTLEVMRNLPYLIDVRSSLEETATERVLVPNPSRLIGTGLTPSDLAQTLRIYNAGTEAGNVRSGGDDIPIVVRADPRLVPDQSSLLSLPVAAPALRSTLPIGSLGQFESRQTPAQLSRTNQAFSAGINANRAPNSEIGTFQLSNLVRQELEKAGVFSDGVQLETQGSTAFVGDLARSAPIAFGLALLLNFLVISSQFNTFRYPLYLLLPVPLALVGAFWFLYFFRSGLDVISVLGVVILIGLVTKNAILLLDFAVRQAREKPLYEALVEAGRLRLRPILMTTLTVLMISIPLIAASGEGSEFRRPLGIIILGGVSVSMLLTLYVVPAAFYLFERRRYDKLRRELQAVGAVPAIGD, translated from the coding sequence ATGAGCCAGCCAGAACGCCCTGTTGTAGCTCCCGAACCCCCAGACGGCAAGCCGGTCAATCCGATCATTGCCTTCTTTGTAAAGCGCTCGGTGTTTTCTACGGCTGTCTTCCTGGCCATGGTGTTGTTCGGCCTTATCACCGGCAGCCGGGTGGGGGTAGACCTGCTGCCCCGCTTCGAGATTCCGGTGGTGGCCGTGACCACGGCCTACCCGGGAGCCGGGCCCGAAGAAGTCGAACAGCAGGTGAGTCGCCCCATCGAGGATGCGGTCTCCACCCTGTCGGGCCTCGACCAGATCGCCTCGCTCTCGGGTGAGGGCTTTTCCCAGGTGATTGTTTCCTTCGAGTTTGGCCAGGATATCAACCGGGTGGCTACCGATGTTTCCCAGCGGGTGTCGGCGGTACGGGGGCAACTGCCCCGCGATGCCCAGACCCCGGTGGTGCAGCGCTTCGACCCCGCGGCCTCACCGATTCTCTTTATTGCCCTCTCAGCCGATGGACGCGACCTGCGCGAGGTAGCCAAGTACGCCAACGACGTGCTAAAGCCCCGCTTACAGCTCATCTCAGGGGTAGCCGACGTGCAGGTACAGGGGGCGCCCGAGCGGCAGGTGCAGGTTCTGCTCGACCCCTACAAGGTGGGCGCCTATAACCTGTCCCCAGCCCAGGTGGTGGGCGCCATCCAGGCCTCGGCGCTGGCCGTGCCCGCCGGAACCCAGAGCGACCGGGGGCAGCGCTTGCTTTTTACCTTACGCAACACCCCCACCACCCCCGAGGAAGTCGGGAACATTCTGGTGGATCCAGCCCGTGGCCTGCGGGTGCGGGATCTGGGCGTGGTGCGTGATGCCCAGGCCGACCCCACCCGCCTGACCCGGCTCAACGGCCAGCCGGTAATCCCGCTGGCTGTGCGTAAAACCCCCGACTCCAACGCAGTGGCGGTGGCCCAGGGCATCAAGCGCACCCTGCAGGAAGTCCGGCTGCCGCAAGGCTACCAGGCCCGTATTGTGGGCGATACCACCACCTTCATCGAAAACACCGTCAACGACACTTTCCGCGAGGTGCTGCTGGTTGCCGCCATCGTCTCCTTCATCACCCTGATTTTCCTAGGCAAGCTCAACTCGGTCTTTAGCGTGGTGCTGGCCATTCCCATCACCATGTCGGGCGCGTTGATTGTGTTTGGCCTGCTGGGCTTTACCTTCAATGTGATTAGCCTGCTGGCCATCATCGTGGCGGTGGGTATCGTGGTGGACGACTCCATCGTGCTTTCGGAGAACATCGAGCGCTACCGCCAGATGGGCTACGACAACCTGCAGGCGGTGCTCAAGGGCTCCACTGAGGTGCTCTCGGCGGTCTCGGCGGCCACCCTTTCGCTTCTGGCGGTGTTCTTGCCGATCAGCTTTCTACCAGGCATTATCGGGGAGTTCTTCCGGCAGTTTGGCATCGTGCTGGCGGCGGCCATCGCGGTGAGCTGGCTCGAGGCCCTGTTTTTCCTCACCGTGCGCCTGGCCTACTTCCCCGACCCCGAACCCCCCACCTGGCGCCAGCTCGGCCAGCGGGTGCTGGGCTTGGGCCAGGATCTGCACTGGGGTCTGCGTCTGCACGTCTACCAGCAGCCGGGCCTGAACCCCTCGCGCCGGTGGTTCAACGTGCTGATTACCCCCTTTACCCTGCTGCTGGCCCCCTTGCGCTGGCTGTTCTCGCTGGTGTTTGGTCTGGCCGGAGCCATCACCGGAAGCCTGCACGGGGTGTCCGAAAGGGTGTTCCTGGCCTTGCGGGAGTTCTACGCCCGCAGCCTGGCCGCGGCTTTGAAGCAAAGCCCCTGGGTGCTACTGGTGGGCCTGGTCTTTTTCCTGAGCATCGGCTATGTGGCCCCAAAAATTCCCTTCAACTTCACCGCCAAAAACGACAACGGGCAGATGAACGTGGATCTGGTGCTGCCCAAGGGCACCGCCTTATCCGAGACCGATGCCCTCTCGCGCCGCCTCGAGGCCTGGCTGGTGGCCCGCCCCGAGGTGCGCTCGGTGCTCAATACCGTGGGCAGCTCGCAAAGTACCCTAGGGGGAGGCAACCCCGAGCGGGCCCGCATTGTGGTCGAGCTGGTGGGCAAGAGTGAACGCCAGGATGTCTATGAACTTTTGCCGAGCTTCCGCGAAGCCCTGCAGAAGCTTTTGAGTGACCGACCCGAAGCTGATTTGCGGGTAACCGTGCCCGAAGGAGGGCCAGGGGGAGCCGCCGACCTGCAATTCACCCTGACCGCCCCCAGCCCCGCCCTGCTGGCGGAGAAAAACCGGCAGACCCTCGAGGTCATGCGAAACCTGCCCTACCTGATAGACGTTCGCAGCAGCCTCGAGGAAACCGCCACCGAGCGGGTGCTGGTGCCCAACCCCAGCCGGCTCATCGGCACGGGCCTCACCCCAAGCGACCTGGCCCAGACCCTGCGCATCTACAATGCCGGCACCGAGGCGGGCAACGTCCGTTCGGGCGGCGACGATATTCCCATTGTGGTTCGAGCCGACCCGCGCTTGGTGCCCGATCAGTCCAGCCTGCTTTCGCTTCCGGTGGCTGCTCCTGCCCTGCGGAGCACCCTGCCCATCGGCAGCCTGGGGCAGTTTGAAAGCCGCCAGACCCCGGCCCAGCTCTCGCGCACCAACCAGGCCTTCTCTGCCGGTATCAACGCCAACCGGGCCCCCAACTCCGAGATTGGAACCTTCCAGCTCTCCAACCTGGTGCGGCAGGAGCTGGAAAAAGCGGGGGTCTTTAGCGACGGCGTGCAGCTGGAAACCCAGGGTTCCACGGCGTTTGTGGGCGACCTGGCCCGCAGTGCCCCCATTGCTTTCGGGCTGGCCTTGCTCTTGAACTTCCTGGTGATCTCGAGCCAGTTCAACACCTTTCGCTATCCGCTGTACCTGCTACTTCCGGTGCCTTTGGCGCTGGTAGGGGCGTTTTGGTTCCTCTATTTCTTCCGCAGTGGCCTGGACGTAATTTCGGTGCTGGGGGTGGTGATTCTTATTGGTCTGGTGACCAAAAACGCCATCCTGCTCCTGGACTTTGCCGTACGCCAGGCCCGCGAAAAGCCTTTGTATGAGGCCCTGGTCGAGGCCGGACGCCTGCGCCTGCGTCCCATCCTGATGACCACCCTCACGGTGCTGATGATCTCCATTCCGCTCATTGCCGCCAGCGGTGAAGGTTCGGAGTTCCGCCGCCCGCTGGGGATTATCATCCTGGGTGGGGTCTCGGTCTCGATGCTGCTTACGCTGTATGTGGTGCCGGCGGCCTTTTACCTGTTCGAGCGGCGGCGCTATGATAAGCTGCGCCGCGAGCTACAAGCGGTTGGTGCCGTCCCGGCCATCGGCGACTAA
- a CDS encoding efflux RND transporter periplasmic adaptor subunit: MNQAAYRTWLWLGLAALLLAGCGPRRATQSENPASTQSAVSRSVKVRVVQPERGALTTVRTAGATLLPVRESQVGATASGKVLEVRVAEGSRVVQGQVVLRLDPANAQTALRNAELALEQAQVNLERAQRSTSGSLAPLQSSLESAQANLQVAERRYVEGQQLFKAGAISQVELTGLEAAYNQAKAAFDNARENLARAQRASSEDLALLRLQVQQAQNQLAQARRAVADTEVRAPFAGVVAEIFANPGEFVSAGQRAFRLADTSRLEATFRLPPEEAAALPLGSKVEVLYGGKSYPATLRKSSKVPGTDRLVELTAQVEGDLPPGASSQVRYTLTLAQGSLLPAGALRTEGRSTYVFVVQEGKAVRTPVRVLGDTGARVAVEGLGSGPVVFPVPSSLSNGDAVEVVQ; this comes from the coding sequence ATGAACCAGGCCGCATACAGAACCTGGCTCTGGCTGGGGCTGGCGGCGCTGTTGCTGGCTGGGTGTGGGCCGCGCCGCGCGACCCAGAGCGAAAACCCCGCTTCGACACAGAGCGCTGTCTCCCGCAGTGTCAAGGTGCGGGTGGTGCAGCCCGAGCGCGGTGCTTTGACCACCGTGCGTACCGCTGGGGCTACCCTGTTGCCGGTGCGGGAAAGCCAGGTGGGGGCCACGGCCTCGGGCAAGGTGCTGGAGGTGCGGGTGGCCGAGGGCAGCCGGGTCGTCCAGGGCCAGGTGGTCTTGCGGCTCGACCCTGCCAACGCTCAAACCGCCTTGCGTAACGCTGAGCTGGCCTTGGAGCAGGCCCAGGTGAACCTCGAGCGGGCCCAGCGCTCGACCTCGGGTTCTCTGGCTCCCCTGCAGTCCAGCCTGGAATCGGCCCAGGCCAACCTCCAGGTGGCCGAGCGGCGCTACGTGGAGGGGCAACAACTCTTCAAGGCGGGGGCCATCTCGCAGGTTGAACTCACCGGCCTCGAGGCTGCCTACAACCAGGCCAAAGCTGCCTTCGACAACGCCCGTGAAAACCTGGCCCGGGCCCAGCGGGCTTCCAGCGAAGACCTGGCCCTCTTGCGCCTACAGGTGCAGCAAGCCCAGAACCAACTGGCCCAGGCCCGGCGAGCGGTAGCCGACACCGAGGTACGGGCCCCTTTTGCGGGGGTGGTGGCGGAGATTTTTGCCAACCCCGGCGAGTTTGTGAGCGCAGGGCAGCGGGCTTTCCGGCTGGCCGATACCTCGAGGCTCGAGGCCACCTTCCGCCTGCCCCCCGAGGAAGCCGCCGCGTTGCCGCTGGGCAGCAAGGTCGAGGTGCTCTACGGGGGCAAGAGCTACCCCGCTACCCTGCGCAAGAGCAGCAAAGTGCCCGGCACCGATCGCCTGGTCGAGCTGACCGCTCAGGTCGAAGGCGACCTGCCCCCCGGGGCCAGCAGCCAGGTGCGCTACACCCTCACCCTGGCCCAGGGCAGCCTGCTGCCCGCTGGCGCTTTGCGCACCGAGGGCCGCAGCACCTACGTGTTTGTGGTGCAGGAGGGCAAGGCGGTACGCACCCCGGTGCGGGTGCTGGGCGATACCGGAGCCCGGGTCGCGGTGGAGGGGCTGGGCAGTGGACCGGTGGTCTTTCCGGTGCCCTCGAGCCTCAGCAATGGGGACGCGGTGGAGGTGGTGCAGTGA
- a CDS encoding TolC family protein, producing the protein MKMAVANLLAQLALLLTSFTLAQGPGLTLESALAKAVEQAPVVAAKAELDDAKANLGRVLSDPLLTRPTRVQAEQRAALAQASYERSLAQAQSSIVASYTQVLEAQLQVRLAQKALEVAARGLEIAQIRQRNGSGTALDVRNAQNRLDDAKSNASRAENGLALAQSSLRSLVGAFNAITPLPSPPALPEASVLQGLLAKNPDVLQARQRAELAQLQVELLDPSYAARADIDAARSRAEQAVAGAKEIERGLALQYDSLYQNLQAAARSLAVQQAALANAREALANDKKRLEAGLISQVTYLQTELSYTQAELAAQQALGNYFRAYYSLLAGGR; encoded by the coding sequence ATGAAAATGGCTGTTGCCAACCTTCTTGCACAACTGGCCCTGCTCCTGACCTCCTTTACCCTAGCCCAAGGCCCAGGCCTGACCCTCGAGTCCGCTTTAGCTAAAGCGGTAGAACAGGCCCCGGTGGTGGCAGCTAAAGCCGAACTGGACGACGCAAAAGCCAACCTGGGGCGGGTTTTGTCCGACCCCCTGCTAACCCGCCCCACCCGGGTGCAGGCCGAGCAGCGCGCGGCGCTGGCCCAGGCCAGCTATGAGCGCTCCCTGGCCCAGGCCCAGAGCAGCATTGTGGCGAGCTATACCCAGGTGCTCGAGGCCCAGCTGCAGGTGCGCTTGGCCCAGAAGGCCCTCGAGGTGGCCGCCCGTGGCCTAGAGATTGCCCAGATTCGCCAGCGCAACGGCTCCGGCACGGCCCTGGACGTCCGCAACGCCCAGAACCGCCTGGACGATGCTAAGAGCAACGCCAGTCGGGCCGAAAATGGGCTGGCCCTGGCCCAAAGCTCGCTGCGCAGCCTGGTGGGTGCTTTCAATGCCATAACCCCCCTGCCCTCCCCGCCGGCCTTGCCTGAGGCCAGTGTGTTGCAAGGGTTGCTGGCCAAGAACCCCGACGTTTTGCAGGCCCGTCAGCGGGCCGAGCTGGCCCAGCTCCAGGTCGAGCTGCTGGATCCCAGCTATGCAGCCAGGGCTGATATAGACGCGGCCAGGTCGAGGGCCGAACAGGCCGTTGCGGGTGCGAAGGAAATTGAGCGCGGCCTGGCGCTGCAGTACGACTCCCTGTACCAGAACCTCCAGGCTGCCGCCAGGTCTTTGGCGGTACAGCAGGCCGCCCTGGCCAATGCCCGTGAAGCCCTCGCCAACGATAAAAAGCGCCTGGAGGCAGGTCTGATTAGCCAGGTGACCTACCTCCAGACCGAGCTTTCTTACACCCAGGCCGAGCTGGCCGCCCAGCAAGCCCTGGGGAACTACTTCCGGGCTTACTACAGCCTGCTGGCGGGGGGTCGCTGA